One Paenibacillus sp. FSL H7-0737 DNA segment encodes these proteins:
- the cydB gene encoding cytochrome d ubiquinol oxidase subunit II, with the protein MMSLNELWFVLIAVLFIGFFFLEGFDFGVGMETQILAKNDTERRILINSIGPFWDGNEVWLITAAGAMFAAFPEWYATLFSGFYIPFVFALLALIARGVAFEFRGKRDSVAWKKTWDVCIFFGSFLPPFLLAVVFASFIKGLPIDGDMQMYAGFTDIVNVYTVVAGVTVVLLCLVHGLMFTTLRTVGDLQARARKMAQRLLLPLGALLLAFVVMTYYMTDIFEQRGLVLMIIVALGIIAFILSGYFMTKKKDGYAFGMTGAVIALSVTSIFVGLFPRVMISSIDQAFNLTITNAASGHYSLKVMTIVALTILPFVLGYQIWSYFVFHKRVHEKEHLEY; encoded by the coding sequence ATGATGTCTCTTAATGAATTGTGGTTTGTGCTCATTGCAGTTCTGTTTATAGGGTTCTTCTTCCTGGAGGGTTTCGATTTCGGCGTAGGGATGGAAACACAAATTCTCGCTAAGAATGACACTGAGCGCCGGATTCTGATTAACTCGATCGGACCCTTCTGGGATGGAAACGAGGTATGGTTAATTACTGCTGCGGGTGCAATGTTTGCGGCTTTCCCTGAGTGGTATGCAACGTTGTTTAGCGGATTTTACATTCCCTTTGTCTTTGCTTTATTAGCTTTGATTGCACGTGGTGTTGCTTTTGAATTTAGAGGTAAACGGGATTCAGTAGCTTGGAAAAAAACTTGGGATGTTTGTATCTTTTTCGGCAGCTTCCTCCCACCTTTCCTCCTTGCTGTGGTGTTCGCCAGCTTCATCAAAGGTTTGCCGATTGATGGCGATATGCAAATGTACGCAGGTTTTACAGATATCGTAAATGTGTATACCGTAGTAGCTGGTGTGACTGTTGTCCTTCTTTGTTTGGTACATGGTCTCATGTTCACAACGTTGCGTACAGTGGGAGATCTACAGGCTCGCGCTCGAAAAATGGCGCAAAGATTGCTTTTGCCACTTGGGGCTTTATTGCTTGCTTTCGTGGTAATGACTTATTATATGACTGATATTTTCGAACAACGTGGTTTAGTTCTTATGATTATAGTAGCGCTGGGAATTATCGCGTTTATATTATCGGGTTATTTCATGACGAAGAAGAAGGATGGCTATGCTTTTGGTATGACAGGAGCGGTAATAGCATTGTCCGTAACTTCTATCTTTGTAGGATTGTTCCCACGTGTTATGATTAGTTCAATCGATCAAGCCTTTAATTTGACAATCACCAATGCGGCTTCGGGACATTACTCTTTAAAGGTAATGACGATTGTGGCACTGACCATCCTTCCATTCGTATTGGGATATCAAATTTGGAGTTACTTTGTCTTTCATAAACGCGTTCACGAGAAGGAGCATCTTGAATACTAA
- the yycI gene encoding two-component system regulatory protein YycI, with amino-acid sequence MDWGRAKNVLICAFLGLNLLLCYQLWIDLRDQVSANLDFTSLSEETQAVMEQKGIRVLCPIPASTPQLPNITYRYSAEEQNEPPIKLDVPIDSKLIYSSFTDLSKALESQIPDIANYRFDSQESEVGKFVLHPLVQNQWSLFRVRLELINSDQKIVAFRSPKIEIGASSSDKEQKVLPASQALSSLIEKYFPADSVVKEIELGYYGELFNSESQVASPMWRFMLENGNAYYVDAISADIISPKTTD; translated from the coding sequence ATGGATTGGGGAAGAGCCAAAAATGTACTAATTTGCGCCTTTTTAGGTCTAAATCTGCTGCTATGTTATCAGCTGTGGATTGATTTGCGCGATCAGGTTAGTGCCAATCTCGATTTCACTTCCCTGTCCGAAGAAACCCAGGCGGTCATGGAGCAGAAAGGGATTCGTGTGTTGTGTCCCATTCCGGCTTCTACCCCGCAGCTTCCTAATATAACTTATCGATATTCTGCTGAAGAGCAGAATGAACCACCCATTAAATTAGATGTTCCTATAGACAGCAAGCTGATCTATTCTTCCTTCACTGACCTTAGCAAGGCGCTTGAGAGTCAAATACCGGATATCGCAAATTATCGTTTTGATTCTCAAGAAAGTGAAGTTGGGAAGTTCGTGCTTCACCCGCTAGTTCAGAATCAGTGGTCGCTATTCCGAGTTAGGTTAGAGTTGATTAATAGTGATCAGAAGATTGTAGCTTTCCGCTCACCTAAGATTGAGATAGGGGCAAGCAGTAGCGATAAGGAACAGAAGGTACTGCCGGCATCGCAAGCGCTTAGCAGTTTGATTGAAAAATATTTTCCGGCAGACTCCGTAGTAAAGGAGATTGAGCTTGGTTATTATGGTGAGTTGTTCAACTCCGAAAGTCAGGTAGCGTCGCCAATGTGGCGGTTCATGCTGGAGAACGGCAATGCCTATTATGTGGATGCTATAAGTGCGGACATCATCAGTCCGAAGACAACAGATTAG
- a CDS encoding MBL fold metallo-hydrolase: MGISFTVLSSGSTGNVTVVRNGETTLMIDAGLSAKRIDELLAMRELTGNDIDGILVTHEHSDHIKGLGAMARKYDLPIYANTNTWGAIEKGIGKIPDYNRIIMESGQHRDFGSLRVESFAISHDAAEPVGYNFYDGKEKLCVATDLGYVSDKVRDAISEADVLVLEANHDIEMLRMGRYPWNTKRRILGDMGHLSNEAAGAALSEILTGRTKRTYLAHLSRDHNMMDLAKMSVRCAMEDRGCFFKDSEFKLCDTYYDQPTPWDKLSQLS; the protein is encoded by the coding sequence ATGGGGATTTCATTTACAGTACTGTCCAGTGGTTCTACCGGAAATGTAACGGTGGTTCGGAACGGGGAGACAACACTTATGATTGACGCGGGACTAAGTGCCAAGCGGATCGATGAGCTGTTGGCCATGCGCGAGCTAACGGGTAATGATATAGACGGGATTTTAGTCACACACGAGCATTCCGATCATATTAAAGGACTCGGGGCAATGGCCCGTAAATACGATCTTCCGATTTATGCGAACACCAATACCTGGGGAGCCATTGAAAAAGGCATTGGAAAAATACCCGACTATAACCGAATCATTATGGAGTCGGGACAGCATAGGGATTTTGGTAGTCTGCGTGTAGAATCGTTTGCAATTTCTCATGATGCGGCGGAGCCGGTGGGTTACAATTTTTATGATGGAAAAGAAAAACTGTGTGTAGCTACAGATCTGGGATATGTTAGCGACAAGGTAAGAGATGCGATTTCAGAGGCAGACGTATTGGTGCTGGAGGCGAATCATGATATTGAAATGCTGAGGATGGGACGTTATCCGTGGAATACGAAACGACGCATACTTGGCGACATGGGTCACCTTTCTAATGAAGCAGCGGGAGCAGCACTAAGTGAAATTCTCACAGGACGGACTAAACGTACCTATTTAGCGCATTTAAGCCGGGATCATAATATGATGGATTTGGCTAAAATGTCGGTACGTTGCGCAATGGAGGATCGGGGCTGTTTCTTTAAAGATAGTGAGTTTAAGCTTTGCGATACGTATTATGACCAACCTACGCCATGGGATAAGTTGAGCCAGTTGTCATAA
- a CDS encoding YycH family regulatory protein, with protein sequence MKERLKSWILALLVLGSLVESYYLIYRLPGADSAVLSENLYVKTDNMGPEEKVENLLYPDKMIIHMGDNKHTLFYPDSTFYSLIMNRLKGRGFESFQRHSVQDYDWDKIRNENPGIELSFGSGIPVTLLQRVMQLSPDSLFEGESIDRIWIYNIKNDSKAHAIFFSTRGDIIYEAAKADLTVQDVQQHVDFGKNWTPYKSVDGDYYVPDSKISLVQVEMPSGMYTIEQMQNNLFFDVGSTRYIREKNGSEIYTDSKRSLQVDKERNWMSYSDPAALPAGDSTPAKDALEAVEFVNQHGGWNGTYRLEATEEGRQERKVSFQQYYGSYPYGSYPIMSNSQLQYGVINLELQQGTVSSYERSLIYIDESKAEKKIVELSGGVELENQLSAVSKTSAVKDLTPAYVPVVKEEKLQLLPVWKVTLIDGSVLTLN encoded by the coding sequence ATGAAGGAGAGATTGAAGTCATGGATTCTAGCCTTGCTCGTGCTGGGAAGTCTTGTTGAGAGTTACTATTTGATTTATCGCTTGCCTGGTGCAGACTCAGCGGTACTTTCCGAGAATCTATATGTGAAGACAGACAATATGGGACCGGAGGAAAAGGTTGAGAACCTGCTGTACCCTGATAAAATGATCATCCATATGGGCGATAACAAGCATACGCTTTTTTATCCAGACTCAACGTTCTATAGCTTGATTATGAATCGGTTAAAAGGGCGTGGATTTGAAAGCTTCCAGCGGCACTCGGTACAGGATTATGATTGGGATAAGATTCGAAATGAGAATCCGGGGATTGAGCTTTCGTTCGGATCCGGCATTCCGGTAACGTTACTTCAGCGGGTTATGCAGCTGTCACCTGATTCCCTATTTGAAGGAGAAAGCATTGATCGCATTTGGATCTATAACATTAAGAATGACTCCAAAGCGCATGCCATTTTCTTCAGTACGAGAGGCGACATTATATATGAAGCGGCAAAAGCGGATTTAACTGTGCAAGACGTGCAGCAGCATGTGGATTTCGGCAAGAACTGGACGCCTTACAAGTCCGTAGATGGTGATTATTATGTGCCAGACAGCAAGATTTCTCTGGTTCAGGTTGAGATGCCTTCAGGCATGTATACCATAGAACAAATGCAGAACAATCTTTTCTTCGATGTTGGAAGCACTAGATATATTCGCGAGAAAAATGGCTCGGAGATTTATACGGATAGCAAACGGAGTCTTCAGGTCGATAAGGAACGGAATTGGATGAGCTATAGCGATCCTGCCGCACTTCCAGCCGGAGACAGTACACCTGCCAAGGATGCGCTTGAAGCTGTAGAATTTGTGAACCAACATGGTGGATGGAATGGAACCTATCGTCTTGAAGCCACCGAGGAGGGGAGACAGGAGAGAAAGGTCTCTTTTCAACAATATTATGGCTCCTATCCATATGGCTCCTATCCGATCATGAGCAACTCGCAGCTGCAGTATGGTGTAATTAATCTGGAATTGCAGCAAGGCACCGTATCCTCTTATGAACGCTCGTTAATCTATATTGATGAGAGTAAGGCAGAGAAGAAAATCGTAGAGCTATCTGGAGGCGTGGAGCTAGAGAATCAATTGTCTGCGGTCAGCAAAACTTCGGCAGTGAAGGATTTAACGCCTGCGTATGTACCTGTAGTGAAAGAAGAGAAGCTGCAACTACTTCCAGTCTGGAAGGTTACGCTTATTGACGGCAGCGTTCTTACATTAAATTAA
- a CDS encoding S1C family serine protease — protein sequence MGLFDDDFYSTKVSRSRGDEASKGSFANRKHSVRRSRKGLSTWQISAVCSLISAVVAVFLFSMLTGQMSHETAPKSVVTTGEVAPSRDPFDRIIQAAATVRPAVVSIINHKEDNKELNILDESALGSGVIYKKVDNKAFIITNNHVIEDSSNLEVVTVDGETRKATLVGTDKVSDIAVLSIDAKGINTIAELGDSSKLRLGETVIAIGNPLGLGDTLTSGIVSYTERKVPVSLNQDGVYDWEQEVIQTDAAINEGNSGGALVDLDGKVIGINTMKISDAGVEGLGFAIPANHVIDTANELAEKGRIARSYLGVYSVDLNNPYIPLAEDQRKELNLPNNVKDGVVVLDAVGPAQEAGIQFNDVITKFNDEPITSTLSLRKYLYNQTKIGEDLKITYYRNGKVNQTTVKLLEKPEE from the coding sequence GTGGGATTGTTTGATGACGATTTCTATTCAACTAAAGTATCACGGTCCAGAGGGGATGAAGCATCAAAGGGATCATTTGCTAACCGCAAGCATTCTGTGCGAAGATCGCGCAAGGGCTTATCCACTTGGCAAATATCCGCCGTCTGCTCCTTAATCAGTGCTGTGGTGGCAGTCTTTTTATTCAGTATGCTTACTGGACAAATGAGTCACGAAACTGCCCCGAAGTCGGTAGTAACAACTGGGGAGGTTGCCCCAAGCAGAGATCCGTTTGACCGTATCATTCAAGCCGCTGCTACGGTTCGTCCTGCAGTAGTAAGCATTATCAACCATAAAGAAGATAATAAAGAATTGAACATTCTGGATGAGTCAGCATTAGGCTCTGGAGTGATTTATAAAAAGGTAGATAATAAAGCATTTATCATTACTAATAACCATGTCATCGAAGACTCTAGCAATCTTGAAGTCGTAACAGTAGATGGCGAGACACGTAAAGCTACACTCGTTGGAACGGATAAAGTGAGTGACATCGCGGTCCTTTCTATTGATGCCAAAGGGATCAATACAATCGCAGAGCTCGGGGATTCCTCGAAGCTTCGTCTAGGTGAAACGGTCATTGCCATCGGAAACCCGTTGGGACTTGGTGACACATTGACTTCAGGTATTGTCAGCTATACTGAACGGAAGGTTCCCGTATCCTTGAATCAGGACGGCGTATATGATTGGGAGCAAGAGGTCATTCAGACCGATGCAGCAATTAATGAAGGCAATAGCGGCGGGGCGCTTGTGGATCTGGATGGTAAAGTCATCGGTATTAACACGATGAAAATCTCCGATGCAGGTGTAGAAGGGCTGGGTTTTGCTATTCCAGCTAACCATGTGATAGATACCGCTAATGAACTGGCTGAGAAAGGGCGGATTGCCCGTTCCTACTTAGGCGTATATTCGGTAGATTTAAACAATCCTTACATTCCTCTCGCAGAGGACCAACGCAAGGAACTGAACCTACCGAACAATGTTAAGGATGGGGTTGTCGTTCTGGATGCTGTTGGACCTGCACAAGAAGCGGGAATACAGTTCAATGATGTAATTACGAAATTTAATGATGAACCTATTACATCCACGCTTTCCCTTCGCAAGTATTTATATAATCAGACGAAGATTGGTGAGGATCTGAAGATTACCTATTATCGAAATGGGAAAGTTAATCAGACTACAGTAAAACTTCTTGAAAAACCAGAGGAATAA
- the cydD gene encoding thiol reductant ABC exporter subunit CydD, which produces MDKNLLGYKGVKPVFLIVGLLTLVQSMSILLLAKWLAEVISALFAGEPLKEQWATSLLFLLAFLVRHACAMLMSRISYRFAEATGSNMRREMMDKLFQLGPRMVGGRGTGDLVTLVLEGVTKFRTYLEAIIPRMVGMSITPILVLIYIYKMDTASGIILTITMPIIIVFMILIGMTARKQMDRQLKSYRTLSNHFVDSLRGLETLKFLGRSRSHSTSIATVSDRYRSATMRTLRVAFLSSFALDFFTMLSVASVAVSLGLRLVNDQMTLVTGLTILILAPEYFLPVRLVGSDFHATLDGKEAAEAMKSIIDQDEVKAEVVGSNGDQALKSASKTPEEIFTWHKNSTLTLNDVSVKYEEAGLSSLEAVNLQFKGASKIGIIGESGAGKSTLVDILGGFLHPTSGSITVNGTTVSALTDEAWRKQTSYIPQRPYIFSGTLADNIRFYYPEASMEAVAAAVKATGLSELVATLPNGLDEMIGGGGRSFSGGQEQRVALARALLSSRPIMLLDEPTAHLDIETEYELKETMVPLFEGKLVFLATHRLHWMLDMDIIVVMKQGKVAEIGTHQELLARKGAYYELIGSQLEGIH; this is translated from the coding sequence ATGGATAAAAATTTGCTTGGGTATAAAGGAGTTAAGCCGGTATTTCTGATCGTTGGCCTCCTTACCCTGGTGCAAAGCATGTCCATACTTCTGCTGGCCAAATGGCTGGCAGAAGTCATCTCTGCGCTATTTGCAGGAGAACCTCTGAAGGAACAATGGGCTACTTCGCTATTGTTCCTTCTTGCATTTCTAGTGCGCCATGCTTGCGCCATGCTGATGAGCCGTATCTCTTACCGCTTTGCGGAAGCAACAGGCAGCAACATGCGGAGGGAAATGATGGATAAGCTCTTCCAGCTTGGACCCAGAATGGTGGGCGGGCGTGGAACCGGGGATCTTGTCACACTTGTGCTGGAAGGCGTAACAAAGTTCCGCACATATTTAGAAGCGATTATCCCTAGAATGGTAGGGATGTCAATTACACCGATTTTGGTGCTTATTTATATCTACAAGATGGATACCGCGAGTGGGATAATTCTAACGATCACCATGCCGATTATTATTGTTTTTATGATCTTGATCGGGATGACGGCTCGCAAGCAGATGGACCGTCAGCTAAAATCTTATCGCACCTTATCTAATCATTTCGTAGACTCTCTCCGTGGGCTAGAAACGCTGAAATTTCTGGGCCGCAGTCGTAGTCATAGCACGAGTATTGCCACCGTCAGCGATCGATATCGCTCGGCGACGATGCGTACACTGCGAGTAGCCTTTTTATCTTCGTTCGCGCTGGACTTCTTTACGATGTTATCCGTTGCTTCCGTCGCGGTAAGTCTCGGCCTGCGTCTGGTCAACGATCAGATGACACTGGTTACGGGCTTAACCATTCTGATCTTGGCACCGGAATATTTTTTGCCTGTACGATTGGTAGGTTCGGATTTCCATGCTACTCTCGATGGTAAGGAAGCCGCTGAGGCAATGAAGAGCATTATAGATCAGGATGAAGTGAAAGCTGAAGTAGTAGGTTCTAATGGTGACCAAGCATTGAAATCAGCATCGAAAACACCAGAAGAGATATTCACTTGGCATAAAAATAGCACACTTACATTAAATGATGTCAGTGTGAAATACGAGGAAGCTGGTCTTTCTTCGCTGGAAGCGGTGAACCTGCAATTTAAAGGAGCAAGCAAAATTGGGATTATCGGAGAGAGTGGGGCCGGTAAATCTACGTTAGTGGATATACTAGGGGGCTTTTTGCACCCTACTTCAGGAAGTATCACGGTTAACGGTACAACGGTTAGCGCATTAACGGATGAGGCTTGGCGAAAGCAGACCTCGTATATCCCGCAGCGCCCTTATATTTTTAGTGGTACATTGGCTGATAATATTCGCTTCTATTACCCTGAGGCTTCTATGGAAGCTGTGGCTGCAGCTGTGAAAGCTACCGGATTATCAGAGCTGGTGGCAACCCTTCCAAATGGCTTGGATGAGATGATCGGCGGCGGCGGTCGTTCGTTCAGTGGCGGGCAGGAGCAGCGGGTTGCGCTGGCTCGAGCTTTACTCAGCAGTCGTCCAATTATGTTATTAGATGAGCCAACGGCGCATCTGGATATTGAGACGGAATATGAGCTGAAGGAGACGATGGTGCCTCTTTTTGAAGGAAAGCTGGTCTTTCTGGCTACACATCGCCTGCACTGGATGCTTGATATGGACATTATTGTAGTAATGAAACAAGGAAAAGTGGCAGAAATCGGTACCCATCAGGAGTTGCTTGCCCGCAAGGGTGCGTATTATGAGTTGATTGGGTCGCAATTGGAGGGAATCCATTGA
- a CDS encoding cold-shock protein: MNYRKKPLEEIPEENTAIWACTNDGCNGWMRDNFAFEHAPSCRLCDSPMVRSTKMLPQLLNSNGDLKSLKKGISIT, encoded by the coding sequence ATGAACTACCGGAAGAAACCTTTGGAAGAAATACCGGAAGAAAATACCGCGATTTGGGCGTGTACCAATGATGGATGCAACGGATGGATGAGGGATAATTTCGCATTTGAACATGCGCCTTCTTGCCGTCTATGTGACTCTCCAATGGTTCGCAGCACGAAGATGCTACCACAATTGCTTAATTCGAATGGCGATCTCAAATCGCTGAAGAAGGGTATTTCCATTACCTAA
- a CDS encoding cytochrome ubiquinol oxidase subunit I, with amino-acid sequence MDTVMLSRIQFASTTIFHYFFVPVSIGLALLIAIMETMYVRKGNEEYKRMAQFWGKLFLINFAVGVVTGILQEFQFGMNWSDYSRFVGDVFGAPLAVEALAAFFLESTFIGIWIFGWDKVSKRVHLLSIWLVAFGTMLSAFWILAANSFMQHPVGFAINNGRAEMNDFFALITNGQLLVEFPHTVLAAYATGAFLVTGISAYKILKKQDVSFFKKSFQIAAIVGIISSIGVAVAGHAQAQYLVETQPMKMAASEGLWGKSGDPAPWTVWANIDPEKQESTGEFQIPYMLSFLSYSKFSGEVKGMLELQAEYEQTYGPGDYIPPVRTTFWSFRIMVLAGTLMIVMGMYAMYLMWRKKMDRPNTWFMRFMLWGILLPPIANTAGWVMTEFGRQPWTVFGLMTTEDSVSPNITSGQVLFSVISFTAIYAILGLVLIGLFMKVIKKGPYAMDNDHGDSHDPYNEEGAQ; translated from the coding sequence ATGGATACAGTAATGCTGTCGCGTATACAATTTGCGTCGACGACAATATTCCACTATTTCTTTGTACCGGTATCAATCGGACTAGCGCTCTTGATTGCGATCATGGAGACCATGTACGTTAGAAAAGGCAATGAAGAGTACAAAAGAATGGCACAGTTCTGGGGAAAGCTGTTTCTCATCAACTTTGCAGTAGGGGTAGTTACAGGTATTTTGCAGGAATTTCAGTTCGGGATGAACTGGTCTGATTATTCACGTTTTGTGGGTGATGTATTCGGGGCTCCACTTGCAGTCGAAGCATTGGCAGCTTTTTTTCTGGAGTCTACTTTTATTGGCATCTGGATATTCGGCTGGGACAAAGTGTCCAAAAGAGTGCACTTGTTATCCATCTGGCTAGTAGCTTTCGGTACGATGTTATCCGCTTTCTGGATTCTAGCAGCGAACTCCTTTATGCAGCATCCTGTGGGATTTGCGATAAATAATGGACGGGCAGAAATGAATGATTTCTTCGCGCTCATTACGAACGGACAATTGCTGGTTGAATTCCCGCACACGGTTCTTGCTGCGTATGCAACAGGCGCCTTCCTCGTAACGGGTATTAGTGCGTATAAAATATTGAAGAAACAAGATGTATCTTTCTTTAAGAAATCTTTTCAAATTGCAGCAATCGTAGGTATCATTTCTTCTATTGGTGTAGCCGTGGCAGGCCATGCGCAAGCACAGTATTTGGTTGAGACTCAACCTATGAAGATGGCGGCTTCCGAAGGACTGTGGGGTAAGAGTGGTGACCCGGCACCTTGGACCGTATGGGCAAATATTGATCCTGAGAAGCAAGAAAGTACTGGAGAATTTCAAATTCCGTATATGCTAAGCTTCCTTTCATACAGTAAATTTTCCGGTGAAGTTAAAGGTATGCTTGAGCTGCAAGCTGAGTATGAGCAAACCTATGGCCCCGGTGACTATATCCCGCCAGTACGTACGACATTCTGGAGTTTCCGGATCATGGTTCTAGCAGGAACGTTAATGATCGTAATGGGTATGTACGCAATGTATTTAATGTGGCGCAAAAAGATGGACCGTCCAAACACTTGGTTTATGCGGTTTATGTTATGGGGAATACTGCTTCCTCCAATTGCGAATACAGCAGGTTGGGTCATGACCGAATTCGGGCGTCAGCCATGGACGGTATTCGGATTGATGACAACGGAAGACAGTGTGTCGCCTAACATTACAAGTGGTCAGGTTCTATTCTCTGTTATTTCTTTTACAGCGATTTACGCCATTCTCGGATTAGTTCTAATTGGTTTGTTTATGAAAGTGATTAAAAAAGGTCCTTATGCGATGGATAACGATCACGGGGATTCGCATGATCCATATAACGAGGAGGGCGCCCAATGA
- a CDS encoding cold-shock protein — protein sequence MQTGTVKWFNAEKGFGFIEVEGGSDVFVHFSAITGDGFKTLDEGQRVEFNVVQGNRGPQAENVVKL from the coding sequence ATGCAAACAGGTACAGTTAAATGGTTCAACGCAGAAAAAGGATTCGGATTTATCGAAGTTGAAGGCGGAAGCGACGTATTCGTTCACTTCAGCGCAATCACTGGCGACGGCTTCAAAACTTTGGACGAAGGCCAACGCGTTGAATTCAACGTTGTTCAAGGCAACCGTGGACCACAAGCCGAAAACGTTGTAAAACTGTAA
- the walK gene encoding cell wall metabolism sensor histidine kinase WalK, with translation MKWWSFFRTIQAKLIIIYVLLILIAMQLIGVYFVSSMKNSLTDNFTKDLKARAEMLSILTADKFGSEAGTVDEETAVESLRGMVNNLYINGAEIQVLDASGKIITTSVPSQNDYVGQRNTQTVVNRALQGISDNEEYIIADDNVRKKVVAKPVLSGDKVVGAIYIAADMKDLYATMGRINSVFISGLLLALGLTVVLCVILAHTITQPIKEMTRHATAVAEGRFNRKMPVLGNDEIGQLSQAFNYMTGRLREALSQNEEEKEKLTSILTNMSDGVVATDENGVVILMNLRAALMLGTEGPLPEGAPLDKLLGLDYEQSGSLAKGNAQSAMLHLTHMGGEDSNIVRVTFTPIHRREGGIAGTIAVLQDVTEQENLEESRREFVANVSHELRTPLTTIKSYVEALDDGALEDPQLAVRFVGVIRNETERMIRLVTDLLHLSRLDSKEALLRIQQTDITEMLEDVADRFSFQIRQKRIDISTRVRRDVSTAWLDRDQIDQVLGNLVSNALKYTPEGGTIELEALKSEDGMLSISVRDSGIGIPKKDIERIFERFYRVDKARSRNMGGTGLGLSIAREIVKAHGGSISLQSELNEGSKVTFTLPLNAQRGSEA, from the coding sequence ATTATTTATGTGCTGCTGATTCTGATAGCTATGCAGTTAATTGGAGTCTATTTTGTCAGCTCGATGAAGAACTCGTTAACGGATAACTTCACGAAGGATCTTAAAGCACGTGCGGAGATGCTGTCCATCCTGACTGCTGATAAATTCGGTAGTGAGGCTGGTACCGTTGACGAGGAAACGGCTGTAGAAAGTCTGCGTGGTATGGTTAATAATCTTTACATTAACGGGGCCGAGATTCAGGTGCTTGATGCCAGCGGCAAAATCATCACCACCTCCGTGCCCTCACAGAATGACTATGTCGGACAGCGCAACACTCAGACCGTAGTGAATCGCGCCTTGCAGGGGATCAGTGATAATGAAGAATATATTATTGCTGATGATAATGTGCGGAAAAAGGTTGTGGCCAAGCCGGTACTTTCCGGTGACAAGGTAGTAGGTGCAATCTATATTGCTGCTGACATGAAAGATTTATATGCGACCATGGGCAGGATCAACAGTGTATTCATCTCTGGTTTGCTGTTAGCCTTGGGACTGACAGTTGTCCTATGTGTTATTCTTGCACACACCATTACGCAGCCGATTAAAGAAATGACTAGGCATGCAACAGCTGTTGCTGAAGGTCGGTTCAATCGAAAAATGCCCGTACTCGGCAACGATGAAATTGGACAACTCAGTCAGGCATTCAATTATATGACCGGCAGATTGCGTGAGGCGCTCTCTCAGAATGAGGAAGAGAAAGAGAAGCTTACCTCTATTCTGACGAATATGAGTGACGGTGTGGTAGCCACGGATGAGAATGGTGTAGTCATTCTTATGAACCTTCGAGCAGCACTTATGCTGGGAACAGAAGGTCCGTTGCCGGAAGGTGCCCCACTGGATAAATTGCTAGGTCTTGATTATGAGCAGAGTGGTTCCTTGGCTAAAGGAAATGCCCAGTCTGCAATGCTTCATCTGACACATATGGGTGGAGAAGATTCTAATATCGTGAGAGTTACGTTTACTCCGATTCATCGCCGTGAAGGTGGGATTGCCGGTACTATTGCCGTGCTGCAAGATGTAACTGAGCAAGAGAACCTGGAGGAATCACGCCGAGAGTTCGTCGCGAACGTTTCGCATGAGCTAAGAACACCACTTACAACGATTAAAAGCTATGTGGAGGCACTTGATGATGGAGCGCTTGAGGACCCGCAGTTAGCGGTTCGTTTTGTTGGGGTTATTCGTAACGAAACCGAGCGTATGATTCGTCTGGTTACGGATCTACTGCATCTGTCGCGTCTGGATTCCAAGGAGGCACTTCTCAGAATTCAGCAGACGGATATTACTGAAATGCTAGAGGATGTAGCAGACCGCTTTTCTTTTCAGATTCGGCAGAAGCGGATCGACATTAGTACAAGGGTCCGTAGGGATGTCAGCACAGCATGGCTCGATCGTGATCAAATCGATCAGGTCTTGGGGAATTTGGTCTCCAATGCATTAAAATATACGCCAGAAGGCGGTACGATTGAATTGGAAGCCTTGAAAAGTGAGGATGGAATGCTCTCCATTTCTGTACGTGATTCCGGGATTGGTATACCGAAGAAAGACATCGAGCGGATCTTTGAACGTTTTTATCGGGTGGATAAGGCGCGTTCACGGAATATGGGAGGCACCGGACTTGGCCTTTCCATTGCCCGGGAAATTGTGAAAGCCCATGGAGGCTCTATTTCCCTGCAATCCGAGCTTAATGAAGGCTCTAAGGTAACCTTTACACTACCTCTGAATGCGCAAAGGGGGAGTGAGGCATGA